A window of the Triplophysa rosa linkage group LG23, Trosa_1v2, whole genome shotgun sequence genome harbors these coding sequences:
- the itgb1a gene encoding integrin beta-1a isoform X1, which translates to MDLKLLFISTLLGIICYSSAQQEGNECIKANALSCGECIQVGAKCGWCTDTDFLKQGEPTSARCDELESLLKRGCAVSKVENPRGSQRTLNNKPVTNRKKGAEKLRPEDITQIQPQKLSLKLRSGEPQNIKLKFKRAEDYPIDLYYLMDLSYSMKDDLENVKNLGTSLMLEMSKITSDFRIGFGSFVEKTVMPYISTTPAKLLNPCTGDQNCTSPFSYKNVLKLTSNGQQFNTLVGQQQISGNLDSPEGGFDAIMQVAVCGEHIGWRNVTRLLVFSTDAGFHFAGDGKLGGIVLPNDGKCHLENNMYTMSHYYDYPSIAHLVQKLSENNIQTIFAITEEFQPVYKELKNLIPKSAVGTLSANSSNVINLIIDAYNSLSSEVILENSKLPEGVTITYQSHCKNGIVNDGENGRRCSNISIGDEVSFSINITAQGCPRQGKSETIKIKPLGFTEEVEIVLYFICECECHKQGIKNSDLCHNGNGTFECGACRCNKGRVGRQCECRKDEVSTEDLDKNCRKDNGTDICSNNGECVCGTCECKKRDNPEERYSGKYCECDNFNCDRSNNKLCGGHGRCECRVCICDANYTGSACDCSLDTSTCLASNKQICNGRGTCECGTCRCTDPKFQGPTCEICPTCPGVCTEHKECVQCRAFGTGEKKDTCERDCSYFNLIKVKDRDKLPQPVQAFPLMHCKERDANDCWFYYTYAVNNNTEKEVHVVEDLECPAGPDIIPIVAGVVAGIVLIGLALLLIWKLLMIIHDRREFAKFEKEKMNAKWDTTENPIYKSPINKFKNPNYGRKAVAL; encoded by the exons ATGGACCTGAAGCTACTCTTCATATCAACATTATTAGGCATTATTTGTTACAGCAGTGCACAGCAAG AGGGCAATGAGTGCATCAAAGCCAATGCATTATCCTGTGGAGAGTGCATACAAGTGGGGGCTAAATGTGGATGGTGCACTGATACA GACTTTCTTAAACAGGGAGAACCCACATCGGCCCGCTGTGATGAGCTGGAGTCACTCCTGAAGAGAGGCTGTGCGGTCTCCAAAGTCGAGAACCCTCGTGGGAGTCAAAGGACCCTCAATAACAAGCCAGTGACCAATCGCAAGAAAGGAGCCGAAAAACTCCGACCCGAGGACATCACACAGATCCAGCCCCAGAAACTCAGCTTGAAACTCAGATCTG GTGAGCCTCAGAATATTAAACTGAAGTTCAAGAGGGCTGAGGACTATCCCATTGACCTGTACTACCTTATGGACCTGTCCTACTCTATGAAGGATGATTTGGAGAATGTCAAAAACCTGGGGACTAGTTTGATGCTGGAGATGTCCAAAATTACCTCAGATTTCAGAATTG GTTTTGGCTCTTTTGTGGAGAAGACCGTCATGCCTTATATTAGCACCACTCCAGCCAAACTTCTTAACCCTTGTACTGGGGACCAAAACTGCACCAGTCCCTTCAGCTACAAAAATGTGCTGAAACTCACCAGCAATGGGCAGCAGTTCAATACTCTGGTGGGCCAGCAACAGATATCTGGTAATCTTGACTCACCTGAGGGAGGATTTGATGCTATCATGCAGGTGGCTGTTTGTGGG GAGCACATAGGCTGGAGAAACGTCACCCGTTTGTTGGTGTTCTCAACGGACGCAGGTTTCCACTTTGCCGGAGATGGAAAACTCGGTGGAATCGTTCTTCCCAACGATGGGAAATGCCACCTGGAAAACAACATGTACACAATGAGCCATTATTAC GATTATCCCTCCATCGCCCACTTGGTTCAGAAACTGAGCGAAAACAACATTCAGACCATATTTGCAATCACGGAAGAGTTTCAGCCTGTTTACAAG GAACTTAAAAACCTCATTCCCAAGTCTGCAGTGGGCACGCTGTCGGCAAACTCCAGCAATGTTATCAATCTTATTATTGATGCCTACAAT TCTCTCTCCTCAGAGGTCATTCTGGAAAACAGTAAACTTCCTGAAGGCGTGACCATCACCTATCAATCACACTGCAAAAATGGAATAGTGAATGATGGTGAAAATGGAAGGAGATGCTCCAACATTTCCATTGGAGATGAG GTATCCTTCAGCATTAATATCACAGCTCAGGGCTGCCCCAGACAAGGCAAGTCAGAAACCATTAAGATCAAACCCTTGGGCTTTACTGAGGAGGTCGAGATTGTGCTCTACTTTATCTGCGAGTGTGAGTGCCACAAACAAGGCATTAAAAACAGCGACTTGTGCCATAACGGAAATGGAACATTTGAGTGTGGAGCCTGCAG GTGCAATAAGGGACGTGTTGGCCGACAGTGTGAATGTCGTAAGGACGAGGTGTCCACCGAGGACCTGGACAAGAACTGCCGCAAGGACAATGGCACAGACATCTGCAGCAACAATGGCGAGTGCGTGTGCGGCACCTGCGAGTGCAAGAAGAGGGACAATCCCGAGGAACGCTACAGCGGCAAATACTGCGAGTGCGACAACTTCAACTGCGACCGTTCCAACAATAAACTCTGCGGAG GACATGGCCGTTGTGAGTGCAGAGTGTGCATATGCGACGCTAACTACACTGGAAGTGCCTGTGACTGTTCTCTGGACACATCTACATGTTTAGCCTCAAACAAGCAGATCTGTAACGGCAGAGGAACCTGCGAGTGTGGGACCTGCAGGTGCACGGACCCTAAATTCCAGGGGCCCACCTGTGAGATCTGCCCCACCTGTCCTGGAGTCTGCACTGAGCATAA GGAGTGTGTGCAGTGTCGGGCATTCGGCACAGGAGAGAAGAAAGACACTTGCGAGAGAGACTGTAGTTACTTTAACCTCATCAAGGTGAAGGACAGAGACAAGCTTCCTCAGCCCGTCCAGGCCTTCCCCCTTATGCACTGCAAGGAGAGAGACGCCAATGATTGCTGGTTCTACTACACCTACGCCGTTAACAACAACACTGAGAAGGAGGTCCATGTGGTGGAGGATTTAG AGTGTCCAGCTGGTCCTGACATCATCCCCATTGTGGCCGGTGTGGTCGCAGGCATCGTTCTGATTGGTTTAGCCCTGCTGCTGATCTGGAAGCTGCTCATGATCATTCACGACCGACGCGAGTTTGCCAAATTTGAGAAAGAGAAGATGAACGCCAAGTGGGACACG ACAGAGAATCCAATTTACAAGAGTCCTattaataaattcaagaatCCAAACTATGGTCGTAAAGCTGTTGCTCTTTAA
- the itgb1a gene encoding integrin beta-1a isoform X2, translated as MDLKLLFISTLLGIICYSSAQQEGNECIKANALSCGECIQVGAKCGWCTDTDFLKQGEPTSARCDELESLLKRGCAVSKVENPRGSQRTLNNKPVTNRKKGAEKLRPEDITQIQPQKLSLKLRSGEPQNIKLKFKRAEDYPIDLYYLMDLSYSMKDDLENVKNLGTSLMLEMSKITSDFRIGFGSFVEKTVMPYISTTPAKLLNPCTGDQNCTSPFSYKNVLKLTSNGQQFNTLVGQQQISGNLDSPEGGFDAIMQVAVCGEHIGWRNVTRLLVFSTDAGFHFAGDGKLGGIVLPNDGKCHLENNMYTMSHYYDYPSIAHLVQKLSENNIQTIFAITEEFQPVYKELKNLIPKSAVGTLSANSSNVINLIIDAYNSLSSEVILENSKLPEGVTITYQSHCKNGIVNDGENGRRCSNISIGDEVSFSINITAQGCPRQGKSETIKIKPLGFTEEVEIVLYFICECECHKQGIKNSDLCHNGNGTFECGACRCNKGRVGRQCECRKDEVSTEDLDKNCRKDNGTDICSNNGECVCGTCECKKRDNPEERYSGKYCECDNFNCDRSNNKLCGGHGRCECRVCICDANYTGSACDCSLDTSTCLASNKQICNGRGTCECGTCRCTDPKFQGPTCEICPTCPGVCTEHKECVQCRAFGTGEKKDTCERDCSYFNLIKVKDRDKLPQPVQAFPLMHCKERDANDCWFYYTYAVNNNTEKEVHVVEDLECPAGPDIIPIVAGVVAGIVLIGLALLLIWKLLMIIHDRREFAKFEKEKMNAKWDTGENPIYKSAVTTVINPKYEGK; from the exons ATGGACCTGAAGCTACTCTTCATATCAACATTATTAGGCATTATTTGTTACAGCAGTGCACAGCAAG AGGGCAATGAGTGCATCAAAGCCAATGCATTATCCTGTGGAGAGTGCATACAAGTGGGGGCTAAATGTGGATGGTGCACTGATACA GACTTTCTTAAACAGGGAGAACCCACATCGGCCCGCTGTGATGAGCTGGAGTCACTCCTGAAGAGAGGCTGTGCGGTCTCCAAAGTCGAGAACCCTCGTGGGAGTCAAAGGACCCTCAATAACAAGCCAGTGACCAATCGCAAGAAAGGAGCCGAAAAACTCCGACCCGAGGACATCACACAGATCCAGCCCCAGAAACTCAGCTTGAAACTCAGATCTG GTGAGCCTCAGAATATTAAACTGAAGTTCAAGAGGGCTGAGGACTATCCCATTGACCTGTACTACCTTATGGACCTGTCCTACTCTATGAAGGATGATTTGGAGAATGTCAAAAACCTGGGGACTAGTTTGATGCTGGAGATGTCCAAAATTACCTCAGATTTCAGAATTG GTTTTGGCTCTTTTGTGGAGAAGACCGTCATGCCTTATATTAGCACCACTCCAGCCAAACTTCTTAACCCTTGTACTGGGGACCAAAACTGCACCAGTCCCTTCAGCTACAAAAATGTGCTGAAACTCACCAGCAATGGGCAGCAGTTCAATACTCTGGTGGGCCAGCAACAGATATCTGGTAATCTTGACTCACCTGAGGGAGGATTTGATGCTATCATGCAGGTGGCTGTTTGTGGG GAGCACATAGGCTGGAGAAACGTCACCCGTTTGTTGGTGTTCTCAACGGACGCAGGTTTCCACTTTGCCGGAGATGGAAAACTCGGTGGAATCGTTCTTCCCAACGATGGGAAATGCCACCTGGAAAACAACATGTACACAATGAGCCATTATTAC GATTATCCCTCCATCGCCCACTTGGTTCAGAAACTGAGCGAAAACAACATTCAGACCATATTTGCAATCACGGAAGAGTTTCAGCCTGTTTACAAG GAACTTAAAAACCTCATTCCCAAGTCTGCAGTGGGCACGCTGTCGGCAAACTCCAGCAATGTTATCAATCTTATTATTGATGCCTACAAT TCTCTCTCCTCAGAGGTCATTCTGGAAAACAGTAAACTTCCTGAAGGCGTGACCATCACCTATCAATCACACTGCAAAAATGGAATAGTGAATGATGGTGAAAATGGAAGGAGATGCTCCAACATTTCCATTGGAGATGAG GTATCCTTCAGCATTAATATCACAGCTCAGGGCTGCCCCAGACAAGGCAAGTCAGAAACCATTAAGATCAAACCCTTGGGCTTTACTGAGGAGGTCGAGATTGTGCTCTACTTTATCTGCGAGTGTGAGTGCCACAAACAAGGCATTAAAAACAGCGACTTGTGCCATAACGGAAATGGAACATTTGAGTGTGGAGCCTGCAG GTGCAATAAGGGACGTGTTGGCCGACAGTGTGAATGTCGTAAGGACGAGGTGTCCACCGAGGACCTGGACAAGAACTGCCGCAAGGACAATGGCACAGACATCTGCAGCAACAATGGCGAGTGCGTGTGCGGCACCTGCGAGTGCAAGAAGAGGGACAATCCCGAGGAACGCTACAGCGGCAAATACTGCGAGTGCGACAACTTCAACTGCGACCGTTCCAACAATAAACTCTGCGGAG GACATGGCCGTTGTGAGTGCAGAGTGTGCATATGCGACGCTAACTACACTGGAAGTGCCTGTGACTGTTCTCTGGACACATCTACATGTTTAGCCTCAAACAAGCAGATCTGTAACGGCAGAGGAACCTGCGAGTGTGGGACCTGCAGGTGCACGGACCCTAAATTCCAGGGGCCCACCTGTGAGATCTGCCCCACCTGTCCTGGAGTCTGCACTGAGCATAA GGAGTGTGTGCAGTGTCGGGCATTCGGCACAGGAGAGAAGAAAGACACTTGCGAGAGAGACTGTAGTTACTTTAACCTCATCAAGGTGAAGGACAGAGACAAGCTTCCTCAGCCCGTCCAGGCCTTCCCCCTTATGCACTGCAAGGAGAGAGACGCCAATGATTGCTGGTTCTACTACACCTACGCCGTTAACAACAACACTGAGAAGGAGGTCCATGTGGTGGAGGATTTAG AGTGTCCAGCTGGTCCTGACATCATCCCCATTGTGGCCGGTGTGGTCGCAGGCATCGTTCTGATTGGTTTAGCCCTGCTGCTGATCTGGAAGCTGCTCATGATCATTCACGACCGACGCGAGTTTGCCAAATTTGAGAAAGAGAAGATGAACGCCAAGTGGGACACG GGAGAAAATCCTATTTATAAAAGCGCTGTAACAACTGTCATCAACCCCAAATATGAAGGGAAATAA